One part of the Pseudoalteromonas ulvae UL12 genome encodes these proteins:
- a CDS encoding TonB-dependent receptor: protein MFMFSLNPLRLAVLSACVMSSVVVADEQQSQDSTLFIGDVIEVTAAKNSAAEAQLVGSVDILGRDQIKNEHVDVTMDLLKKIPGVYFSRFNQGIISTDIAIRGFNAEGSMPHTKLLIDGVPSNLHVGLSEMDALFPMELDWVEVVKGNHDARYGLHNLAGNINMHSRRDEAKEVEVLFGSFDTVEAQGYFGDVDDNFSQHYFVGARTTSGYRDHGDLDKHTFSGKWFYQPSTQTDIGVIARYFDYEADAPGYLTEQEAQRNPRQSASYAQDDSGDKQTRHVSVHLDRSVNQALALSVKSYWQQYDRHRFVRYTAGSSQQERLEKDQQFGVIATMSYVLSPDWLLTAGLDYQGQDNSNERFVTEGQNRLKQSRYWDFDYNNYGGFTQAQYRGDKLLISGGLRVDGFDGDFTNQLSGQQKRINDPGLTVQPKFNVLYELQETLNVFANYGVSFQAPTGSDAYLGDNNNDYDFSKNYGYEAGIKWQPLDWLDTRLSIWQQEAKDELTQKTDGSGDFENLGSTKRDGWDAGFSAYINQQWSGFGAYTRQEAKLVEPGESQVASKGNWLRGVPEYTATLGVIYQPIDVLKVSVFGHFQGDYYVSNVLQTKRYGDYSIIDLAFDYDLGWGNAGLRINNVFDSYHEYVYLVGSETIHSPSSGRAVNLSVSYRF from the coding sequence ATGTTTATGTTTTCGCTCAATCCCCTTCGTCTGGCCGTATTAAGTGCGTGTGTCATGAGTTCTGTCGTTGTTGCAGATGAACAACAAAGTCAAGATTCCACTTTATTTATTGGTGATGTGATTGAAGTAACGGCAGCTAAAAATAGCGCCGCAGAAGCCCAGCTTGTCGGCTCTGTCGATATTTTAGGCCGTGATCAAATTAAAAACGAGCATGTTGATGTCACCATGGATTTGCTAAAAAAAATCCCCGGAGTGTACTTTTCGCGCTTTAACCAAGGCATTATTTCGACCGATATAGCCATTCGTGGTTTTAATGCTGAGGGGTCAATGCCTCATACCAAATTACTTATTGATGGCGTGCCGAGTAATTTGCATGTTGGTTTGAGTGAAATGGATGCGTTGTTTCCAATGGAACTAGATTGGGTTGAAGTCGTGAAAGGCAACCACGATGCACGTTATGGCCTGCACAACTTAGCGGGCAATATCAATATGCATAGCCGTCGTGATGAGGCAAAAGAAGTGGAAGTGTTGTTTGGCAGTTTTGATACGGTTGAAGCGCAAGGTTATTTTGGTGATGTGGATGATAACTTTTCACAGCACTATTTTGTCGGTGCGCGCACCACCAGTGGCTATCGTGATCATGGTGATTTAGACAAGCATACTTTTTCGGGTAAATGGTTTTATCAACCCAGTACTCAGACAGACATTGGTGTGATTGCGCGTTACTTTGACTATGAAGCCGATGCGCCGGGTTATTTAACTGAGCAAGAAGCTCAGCGCAATCCGCGTCAATCGGCCAGTTATGCTCAAGATGACTCCGGCGATAAACAAACCCGTCATGTCAGTGTGCACCTCGATCGCAGTGTGAACCAAGCGTTGGCTCTGAGTGTTAAGAGTTATTGGCAGCAATACGATCGTCATCGTTTTGTTCGTTATACCGCAGGCTCATCTCAACAAGAGCGGCTTGAAAAAGATCAGCAGTTTGGTGTGATAGCCACTATGAGTTATGTGCTGAGCCCTGATTGGTTATTGACCGCTGGCCTTGATTATCAAGGACAAGACAATAGCAACGAGCGCTTTGTCACCGAAGGCCAAAATCGATTAAAACAAAGCCGTTATTGGGATTTTGATTACAACAATTACGGTGGATTCACCCAAGCACAATACCGCGGCGATAAATTACTGATCAGCGGCGGGTTGCGCGTTGATGGTTTTGATGGCGATTTTACCAATCAATTATCTGGGCAACAAAAGCGCATTAACGATCCAGGACTCACCGTTCAGCCTAAATTCAATGTGCTGTATGAGCTGCAAGAGACACTCAATGTGTTTGCCAACTATGGTGTCAGCTTTCAGGCACCCACCGGCAGCGATGCGTATTTAGGTGACAATAACAACGACTACGATTTTTCTAAAAATTACGGCTACGAAGCGGGTATCAAATGGCAGCCTTTGGATTGGCTCGACACCCGTTTGTCTATTTGGCAACAAGAGGCCAAAGATGAGCTAACCCAAAAAACCGATGGCTCTGGCGATTTTGAGAACCTAGGCAGCACAAAACGTGATGGCTGGGATGCGGGTTTTAGCGCTTACATTAATCAACAATGGTCAGGGTTTGGTGCATATACTCGTCAAGAGGCTAAGCTCGTCGAGCCGGGTGAGTCGCAAGTAGCCAGTAAAGGCAATTGGTTGCGTGGTGTGCCTGAATACACTGCCACGTTGGGGGTGATTTATCAGCCGATAGATGTGCTTAAAGTGTCGGTATTTGGGCATTTCCAAGGTGATTATTATGTCAGTAATGTGCTTCAGACTAAGCGTTACGGAGATTACAGCATTATTGATTTGGCGTTCGATTATGACTTGGGCTGGGGTAATGCTGGCCTTCGCATTAACAATGTATTCGATAGTTATCACGAATATGTTTATTTAGTTGGCAGCGAAACCATTCATTCACCTAGCAGTGGCCGAGCAGTCAACTTGAGTGTGTCTTATCGTTTTTAA
- a CDS encoding DUF3526 domain-containing protein — protein MLKFELKRLFQGAATKISLLVFILSGLLAIYLGANSYKSLRIDQVKSSIVFEKEREYIKSKESIPEMGSLAYYAYAPTAWQLSPWAALFNGQSQNNLVAMKINALALQGQIHNKEAINPAKHRAGGFDLGFVLAYMLPVLIGVLSVNLLSEERQSGRWRMLSAFANHTAKKLIFRAILWRYILIVLMISVLFLVSAVLLSLPLDGLFFTLYGLSCAYALLWFLIATVIMSFNQSSLFNSLAFISTWLLFAVLVPGFIHLTLNNQFDNTAPLKAATSQRLILNDGWDQDKQAALAEFTQQYPEYADKTEYEGRFHWKWYYAMHQLSDLSVQDQWQAHLVQQQQSQRWLTQLSFLSPTLFFQNQLNQQAGTDNQAYWHYLTQVSAYHQQIREFIYPYLFNDTPVTHADVDAFPEFTYTDELNEQGAPSGWLILLFIIALGLVSQIRFKQHQFV, from the coding sequence ATGCTTAAGTTTGAACTAAAACGATTATTTCAGGGAGCTGCAACCAAAATAAGTTTATTGGTTTTTATTCTCAGTGGTTTATTGGCCATTTATTTAGGTGCAAACAGTTATAAATCGTTACGCATTGATCAGGTGAAATCGAGTATTGTGTTTGAAAAAGAGCGCGAATACATCAAAAGCAAAGAGTCCATTCCTGAAATGGGATCGCTGGCTTATTATGCTTATGCGCCAACGGCTTGGCAGTTGTCGCCTTGGGCAGCATTATTTAATGGTCAAAGCCAAAATAATTTAGTGGCAATGAAAATCAATGCGCTGGCGCTACAAGGGCAAATTCACAATAAAGAGGCCATTAATCCAGCCAAACATCGTGCTGGCGGCTTTGATTTAGGCTTTGTCCTGGCTTATATGTTGCCAGTGCTCATTGGTGTGCTCAGTGTGAATTTACTCAGTGAAGAGCGTCAATCTGGACGCTGGCGAATGCTCAGTGCTTTTGCCAATCATACCGCTAAAAAATTGATCTTTAGGGCGATTTTATGGCGTTACATCTTGATCGTCTTGATGATAAGTGTGCTGTTTTTAGTCAGCGCGGTGTTGTTAAGCTTACCGTTAGATGGGCTGTTTTTTACTTTATATGGCCTCAGTTGTGCCTATGCCTTGCTGTGGTTTTTAATTGCCACAGTGATCATGAGTTTTAATCAGTCGTCACTGTTTAATAGTTTAGCGTTTATTAGCACCTGGTTGCTGTTTGCTGTGTTGGTTCCGGGTTTTATTCATCTGACGCTCAATAATCAGTTTGATAACACTGCGCCACTCAAAGCGGCGACATCGCAACGCTTAATTTTAAACGATGGTTGGGATCAAGATAAGCAAGCTGCACTGGCCGAATTTACTCAGCAGTACCCTGAATATGCAGATAAAACTGAGTATGAAGGGCGCTTTCATTGGAAGTGGTATTACGCTATGCATCAATTGAGTGATTTATCGGTACAAGATCAGTGGCAAGCGCATTTAGTGCAACAACAGCAAAGCCAACGTTGGTTAACGCAATTAAGCTTTTTGTCACCGACTTTGTTTTTTCAAAACCAGTTAAATCAACAAGCCGGTACAGATAATCAAGCTTATTGGCATTATTTAACCCAAGTGAGCGCTTATCATCAGCAGATAAGGGAGTTTATTTACCCGTATTTATTCAATGATACGCCAGTCACGCATGCTGATGTGGATGCCTTTCCTGAGTTTACTTATACTGATGAGTTAAACGAGCAGGGAGCCCCTTCTGGCTGGTTAATCTTGTTATTTATTATCGCGTTAGGGCTAGTGAGCCAAATACGATTTAAACAACATCAGTTTGTTTAG
- a CDS encoding ABC transporter ATP-binding protein, which yields MIEMNNVSKSFGAHKALDALSLTVPSGQVTCLLGANGAGKSTTLNLLLNFIEPDSGEIIIDGLNVQEEPERSKQALFYLPEQVNLYEEFNALENLSYLAKLSGDAVTEQTIRDALNETGLQQSAWLEPLSSYSKGMRQKVGIAFAIVRGAKVLLLDEPTSGLDPSATLEFIRIIETLAARGAAILMVTHDLYCAHCLSDQIGIMKQGQLKALLVNQNLSLENLEAHYHQHINDHVTATADSVSLAPQLV from the coding sequence ATGATTGAAATGAATAACGTAAGCAAATCGTTTGGTGCTCATAAAGCGCTAGATGCATTGAGCTTAACAGTGCCAAGTGGTCAGGTGACGTGTTTACTTGGTGCTAATGGGGCGGGTAAAAGTACCACCTTAAATTTACTGCTTAATTTTATCGAACCAGATAGCGGCGAGATCATTATTGATGGGCTGAATGTACAAGAGGAGCCTGAGCGAAGTAAACAAGCGCTGTTTTATCTACCAGAGCAAGTCAATTTATATGAAGAGTTTAATGCGCTAGAAAACCTGAGTTATTTAGCCAAGCTCAGTGGCGATGCCGTTACAGAGCAAACAATTCGCGACGCCCTCAATGAAACGGGTTTACAGCAAAGCGCGTGGCTTGAACCATTAAGCAGTTATTCAAAAGGCATGCGCCAAAAGGTCGGTATTGCCTTTGCTATTGTCCGTGGTGCAAAAGTCCTGCTGCTCGATGAACCGACTTCTGGGCTTGATCCTAGTGCGACACTTGAATTTATTCGTATTATCGAAACATTAGCCGCCCGCGGAGCCGCCATTTTAATGGTGACTCATGATCTTTATTGCGCCCATTGCTTATCAGATCAGATTGGCATTATGAAACAAGGCCAGCTCAAAGCGCTGCTTGTGAACCAAAATCTCAGCCTTGAGAACCTCGAAGCCCATTATCACCAACACATCAATGATCACGTCACTGCAACAGCAGACTCAGTATCACTTGCTCCGCAACTCGTTTAA
- a CDS encoding ABC transporter permease: MINSVSFNVCQHELRLKLKNNSLWLLFALMQLLLAVALWTSWQQYQHSQQLQHTSQAMVEEQWNAQPDRHPHRVAHFGHFAFRPPSALSYFDVGVNSWVGHSVFLEAHKQNSANFASDSHGSTLLRFSELSVANLLLLVWPLLLIVMAFSSISGERQAGTLKQLISIGVQFKHILIGKGFAYWLLSMGFLVPVFVATILVALAGDTAFTSDVLTRIALLFMSYALYCLFWVVLILVCSCLTSAPKQSLNVLITIWFVLTILTPRAVADIAEHLYPHKNANDLALAVKLDVRKVGNSHNPDDPHFNSFKQSVLAQYGVSDVADLPINYRGLVMQEGERITAEIYQRHADTQLAQFAAQQAFVARFYWLNPYLAIRDFSMAVSASDQRHFFDFERQAEQHRYERTQQLNKLHTEEVHFHNDRDQRVSASFWQQFSAFEYTNPTLGWSLQGLWLAVLAPLLSLIVLIFVLARGPLQRKAVVYA; encoded by the coding sequence ATGATTAATTCAGTGAGCTTTAATGTCTGCCAGCATGAGCTGCGGTTAAAGCTAAAAAACAATAGCCTCTGGCTGTTGTTTGCGCTCATGCAACTGTTGCTCGCCGTGGCGCTGTGGACGAGCTGGCAGCAGTATCAACACAGTCAGCAATTGCAGCATACCTCGCAAGCGATGGTCGAAGAACAATGGAATGCCCAACCCGATCGTCACCCGCATCGGGTGGCGCATTTTGGTCATTTTGCATTTCGCCCGCCCAGTGCGTTGAGTTACTTTGATGTTGGCGTGAACAGTTGGGTTGGCCACAGTGTGTTTTTAGAAGCCCATAAACAAAATAGTGCTAATTTTGCCAGTGACAGTCACGGTAGTACGCTGCTGCGGTTTTCTGAACTGAGCGTGGCTAATTTATTGCTATTGGTTTGGCCTTTGTTGCTGATTGTAATGGCGTTTTCTTCCATTAGTGGCGAGCGTCAGGCTGGTACTCTCAAACAGCTGATATCGATTGGCGTGCAGTTTAAGCATATTCTTATCGGCAAAGGCTTTGCGTATTGGCTGTTATCAATGGGGTTTTTAGTGCCGGTGTTTGTTGCCACCATTTTGGTCGCACTCGCTGGCGATACCGCCTTTACTAGCGATGTGCTAACTCGTATAGCCTTATTGTTTATGAGTTATGCATTGTACTGCCTGTTTTGGGTGGTGTTAATTTTAGTTTGCTCGTGTTTAACCAGTGCACCAAAACAAAGCTTAAATGTGCTGATCACCATTTGGTTTGTATTGACCATTTTAACCCCTCGGGCGGTGGCCGATATTGCCGAGCACCTCTATCCCCATAAAAATGCCAATGACTTAGCGCTAGCGGTTAAGTTAGATGTGCGCAAAGTGGGCAATAGCCATAACCCAGATGATCCGCATTTTAATTCGTTCAAACAATCGGTTTTGGCACAATATGGTGTGAGCGATGTGGCAGACTTACCTATCAATTACCGTGGTTTGGTGATGCAAGAAGGGGAGCGGATCACCGCTGAAATCTATCAGCGTCATGCCGACACACAACTGGCCCAATTTGCCGCTCAACAGGCGTTTGTAGCACGGTTTTATTGGTTGAATCCGTATTTAGCCATTCGCGATTTTTCAATGGCCGTCAGCGCCAGCGATCAGCGACACTTTTTTGATTTCGAACGTCAAGCTGAGCAGCATCGGTACGAGCGCACGCAGCAGTTAAATAAGTTACATACCGAAGAAGTGCATTTTCATAATGATCGTGATCAGCGGGTATCGGCCAGTTTTTGGCAGCAGTTTTCAGCATTTGAATACACAAACCCAACGTTAGGGTGGTCTTTACAGGGATTATGGCTTGCTGTGTTAGCCCCTTTGTTATCGCTGATTGTGCTCATTTTTGTGCTGGCTCGTGGCCCATTACAACGTAAGGCGGTGGTGTATGCTTAA
- a CDS encoding ABC transporter permease, whose protein sequence is MKWLKHFFKQDMKLAWVNLSTLPGFSITVIATLAVTLAALTVVLNINYLVLGKSLPYPNAQTLITTDQSETINGETQYGFQIMSAQFHLYNDTRFIDTMAIMSLSGDRLNDLKDKPFVDGMRVTPEYFKLLNTPMHLGRYFNDDEGINDKQRVMILSFAYWQKHFAANEQVIGQYTQFGQNRYQIIGVTAAHFESPEIFGSFAIDAFFSFAEEISLTSHWDDITGGTNGIARLKPGVTLEQVNQVLGEQINTLYQGRESVAVNTAIGARFMPLKQKIIGNSTDMALLLLAGVSTLLLIAITNITNLFLSRAAQKHRELAIQASLGAHPKHIFMNLFAESLLLCLSACGLGLLMAGWIMVWLEQDLQYLFARLQNLTLDRVTVGVSVLISVLIAAVMAGICSRKINYDQLIMQLQTSGKGTGAQISQLTRNILIASQISLATLLLIGATSVLSPALERLNKPVGFNTDSVHYLRVDTGTLEPAQYLLLSSQIKEALKPLPQINDVARTAVTPLHMGWEIYLYDELNTMLGIASVGYFDSNSFALLEHEFVSGRSFTDFNGEQGGSAEIIISESLAKRVFKGEPAVGKVLQSRPNTPLTVVGVVKDIYVPDRGDTYAKERFYLPFTPERLGFKLKLNSQLSKAQLNEILKTVDPQLTVAQYNSLNELISLRLRETQLVAGLTVSLILLALSLAAAGIYGVLSYSVQMRRYELGIHLSLGAHTHTVIALVLKQSMRPVLLGLVVGCVSAVLCYLIGMRVWDMSFTGSWLSVLLTLPVLLVIAMLACYLPVRKVVARDPLQALRVE, encoded by the coding sequence ATGAAATGGTTGAAACACTTTTTTAAACAGGACATGAAACTCGCGTGGGTGAATTTATCGACATTGCCCGGCTTTAGCATCACGGTGATCGCCACGCTTGCGGTCACGCTTGCTGCGTTGACTGTGGTACTCAATATTAACTATTTAGTACTTGGAAAATCATTACCTTATCCCAATGCTCAAACGCTTATCACCACAGATCAAAGCGAAACCATTAATGGCGAGACGCAGTATGGTTTTCAGATTATGTCGGCGCAATTTCATTTATACAATGACACCCGCTTTATCGACACCATGGCGATTATGAGCCTTTCGGGCGATCGCTTAAACGATTTAAAAGACAAGCCGTTTGTTGATGGAATGCGCGTGACTCCAGAGTATTTTAAATTACTTAATACGCCGATGCATTTAGGGCGGTATTTTAATGACGATGAAGGCATTAACGATAAACAAAGAGTGATGATTTTGAGCTTTGCTTACTGGCAAAAACATTTTGCAGCCAATGAACAAGTGATTGGCCAGTACACACAATTTGGCCAAAACCGTTATCAAATAATTGGCGTGACGGCTGCCCATTTTGAGTCGCCCGAAATCTTTGGCAGTTTTGCAATTGATGCCTTTTTTAGTTTTGCTGAGGAGATTTCACTTACATCACATTGGGACGATATTACCGGAGGCACCAATGGAATCGCCCGTTTAAAGCCGGGTGTGACGCTTGAGCAAGTCAATCAGGTGCTCGGCGAGCAAATCAATACCCTTTATCAAGGGCGCGAAAGCGTGGCGGTCAATACGGCCATTGGCGCACGCTTTATGCCATTAAAGCAAAAAATTATTGGTAACAGTACGGACATGGCTTTGCTGCTTTTAGCTGGGGTAAGCACTTTGTTATTGATTGCAATTACCAATATCACCAATCTATTTTTATCCCGTGCGGCGCAAAAACATCGTGAATTAGCCATTCAAGCCTCTCTTGGCGCCCATCCTAAGCACATTTTTATGAATTTGTTTGCAGAGAGTCTACTGCTTTGCTTAAGCGCTTGTGGATTGGGATTACTGATGGCTGGCTGGATCATGGTGTGGCTTGAGCAAGATTTACAATATTTATTTGCTCGCTTACAAAACTTAACGCTTGATCGTGTCACCGTCGGTGTCAGTGTGTTGATTAGTGTACTGATTGCTGCGGTCATGGCCGGAATATGCAGCCGAAAAATCAATTATGATCAGTTGATTATGCAGTTACAAACCAGTGGTAAAGGCACGGGAGCGCAAATTTCGCAGCTGACGCGCAATATTCTGATAGCGAGTCAAATCAGCCTTGCGACATTGTTACTAATTGGCGCAACATCGGTGCTTAGCCCTGCACTTGAGCGGTTAAATAAACCGGTCGGGTTTAATACTGACTCTGTGCATTACTTGCGGGTAGATACTGGTACGCTTGAGCCAGCGCAGTATTTGTTGTTGTCGAGTCAAATAAAAGAGGCGCTTAAACCGCTGCCACAGATAAACGATGTAGCCAGAACAGCCGTTACACCACTGCACATGGGCTGGGAAATTTATCTCTATGATGAGCTGAACACTATGCTTGGTATTGCCAGTGTTGGCTATTTTGATAGCAATAGTTTTGCATTGCTCGAGCACGAGTTTGTCAGCGGTCGTAGTTTTACTGATTTCAATGGTGAGCAAGGTGGCAGCGCCGAAATAATCATTAGCGAATCACTCGCAAAACGGGTGTTTAAAGGTGAACCAGCAGTGGGAAAAGTGCTGCAAAGCCGCCCGAATACGCCGCTCACTGTGGTGGGGGTGGTCAAGGATATTTATGTACCCGATAGAGGCGACACTTATGCTAAAGAGCGGTTTTACTTACCTTTTACGCCTGAACGACTGGGCTTTAAATTAAAACTAAATAGTCAACTCAGTAAAGCGCAGCTCAATGAGATCTTAAAAACAGTCGACCCTCAATTAACGGTGGCGCAGTATAATAGCTTAAATGAATTGATCAGCCTGCGCTTAAGAGAAACGCAGTTGGTTGCAGGGTTAACTGTGAGCCTTATTTTACTGGCGCTCAGCTTAGCCGCGGCGGGGATTTACGGAGTACTCAGTTACAGTGTCCAGATGCGCCGTTATGAGCTGGGTATTCATCTATCATTGGGGGCGCATACGCACACAGTGATTGCTTTGGTATTAAAGCAAAGTATGCGACCTGTGTTGTTGGGCTTGGTTGTGGGCTGTGTGTCGGCAGTGCTGTGTTACTTAATTGGCATGCGGGTATGGGATATGTCATTTACGGGCTCGTGGCTGAGTGTGTTACTGACGTTACCAGTGTTGTTAGTGATAGCAATGCTTGCATGTTATTTACCTGTTCGTAAAGTTGTGGCGCGAGATCCATTGCAGGCCTTGCGGGTTGAATAA
- a CDS encoding ABC transporter ATP-binding protein, with amino-acid sequence MSHVSKIKLSNITKKFVSSEMETHALQGVDLEIFSGDYVSISGPSGCGKSTLLAILGLLDTATSGQYFIGERDVSLLSVNQRASVRNEHLGFVFQSFNLIDELSVFDNVALPLRYRQVPLSDAQITQKVSACLEKVQMSHRANHKPNQLSGGQQQRIAIARALVNDPDVLLVDEPTGNLDSKNGDAVMQMLGELNKQGTAICMVTHDPRYADMAKRKLYLLDGVMADEFNLELAV; translated from the coding sequence ATGAGCCATGTAAGCAAAATTAAACTGAGCAACATCACCAAAAAATTTGTCTCGTCTGAAATGGAAACCCATGCGTTACAAGGGGTTGACCTCGAAATTTTTTCGGGTGATTACGTCTCAATTTCGGGGCCTTCAGGCTGTGGTAAGTCAACCTTGCTGGCTATTTTAGGCTTGCTCGACACCGCAACGTCAGGTCAATACTTCATCGGCGAACGGGATGTGAGCCTGCTCAGTGTTAATCAGCGTGCTTCAGTCAGAAATGAACATCTTGGCTTTGTATTTCAATCGTTTAATTTAATCGATGAGCTGAGCGTGTTTGATAACGTTGCGTTGCCACTGCGTTATCGTCAGGTGCCTTTGTCTGATGCGCAAATAACGCAAAAAGTCAGCGCGTGCCTTGAAAAAGTGCAAATGAGCCACCGAGCTAATCACAAACCAAACCAGTTATCAGGCGGGCAGCAACAGCGCATTGCCATTGCTCGGGCGTTAGTGAACGACCCAGATGTGTTGTTAGTTGATGAGCCAACCGGCAACCTTGATTCGAAAAATGGCGATGCGGTGATGCAGATGCTGGGCGAGCTAAATAAACAAGGCACCGCCATTTGTATGGTGACTCACGATCCGCGTTATGCCGATATGGCCAAACGTAAGCTCTATTTACTCGACGGCGTGATGGCGGATGAGTTTAATTTGGAGCTTGCGGTATGA
- a CDS encoding HlyD family secretion protein gives MDILINTKKRPSYFLIAGSVTVLIIAIVWLILQPSAQQRITLDDLWSGEVQQGDLQLQVSGYGRLKSRSPRLLTAHSNATVEEVLLKPGALVEPDSVILRLSDPQVSQALYAAEQALTQRTNQYRQLEINQQRELLAQQAELEILRSALESAQLQVNAQNQLIAKGIVSNIDYQRSVLELRQLTRRLDIEQQRITQLRQLHLANLAIAQSNIDAQTTALAHAKHRFDTLTVTAGITGVVQSLAVELGQSVSFGQQLALVGSTTDLYALLSVPQATMQQVALSQSVQINTRSGFIAGKVSRIDPMINNGSVQVEVVLNGALTNNARPELNIEGVINTGIRRNVLYIDKPINASPFSDATVFQLNQARDRATAKQLQFGHQTNDKIEIVAGAKLAEQFILSDMSRWQAFTTLNVI, from the coding sequence ATGGATATTTTAATAAACACTAAAAAGCGTCCTTCTTACTTTCTTATCGCAGGGAGTGTCACTGTGCTGATCATCGCTATCGTGTGGCTGATATTACAGCCCTCAGCACAACAACGAATTACTTTAGATGATTTATGGTCTGGCGAAGTCCAGCAAGGGGATTTACAGCTGCAGGTATCAGGGTATGGGCGGTTGAAATCTCGCTCTCCGCGTTTGTTAACCGCACACAGTAATGCCACCGTAGAAGAAGTGCTGTTAAAACCGGGAGCGCTCGTTGAACCTGATAGTGTTATTTTACGTTTGTCTGATCCACAAGTGAGCCAAGCTTTGTATGCAGCAGAGCAAGCGCTGACACAACGCACCAATCAATATCGCCAACTCGAAATAAATCAACAGCGAGAGTTGTTGGCGCAGCAAGCCGAACTGGAAATTCTTCGCTCAGCTCTTGAAAGTGCACAATTACAAGTCAATGCACAAAACCAACTGATTGCCAAAGGGATTGTTTCTAATATTGATTATCAGCGCTCAGTGTTGGAGTTGAGGCAACTGACTCGCCGCTTAGACATTGAGCAGCAACGCATTACACAATTGCGCCAACTGCACTTAGCTAATTTAGCCATTGCGCAATCAAACATAGATGCGCAAACCACCGCACTTGCACATGCCAAACACAGGTTCGACACATTAACGGTTACCGCGGGGATCACCGGTGTGGTGCAATCACTTGCTGTCGAGCTTGGTCAAAGCGTGAGTTTTGGCCAGCAATTAGCACTCGTTGGCAGTACGACCGATTTATACGCGTTGCTCAGTGTGCCGCAAGCCACCATGCAGCAAGTTGCACTGTCGCAATCTGTGCAAATCAATACCCGTAGTGGGTTTATTGCCGGCAAAGTGAGCCGAATTGATCCGATGATCAATAACGGCAGCGTGCAAGTGGAAGTCGTATTAAATGGAGCGCTCACCAACAATGCACGACCAGAACTCAATATTGAGGGAGTGATCAACACAGGGATCCGCCGCAATGTCTTGTATATCGACAAACCGATTAACGCGAGCCCTTTTAGCGACGCCACTGTCTTTCAACTTAACCAAGCACGGGATCGTGCCACTGCCAAACAATTACAGTTTGGTCATCAAACCAATGACAAAATCGAAATTGTTGCTGGTGCCAAGCTTGCCGAGCAGTTTATCCTATCGGATATGTCCCGCTGGCAAGCTTTTACAACACTGAATGTTATTTAA